The Cyprinus carpio isolate SPL01 chromosome B22, ASM1834038v1, whole genome shotgun sequence genome contains the following window.
aatgtttattttccaaaCCATCtttgtgatagaaaaaaaaatacatgacacAACTTTCCTTCTAGAACTTTTACCAACAGTATCTGTGACGTAATCTCCAGGAATCTGTCAACATCCATAAGAACCATCATATGATTCCATCAACGATTGACGTCATAAAGTACCAGTGGCTTTTCAGTGTTGAAATGTGCGTTTCATACATAATTAGTGATATTAATTCTCAGCCCAACCTGTTATAATCTACATTAATACACCGCCAAAACTACCATAACGACCAATGAAATGTCTTTTGCAtatctaaatgttaaatgttggCCTGTTTGCTTAAATAAATCGCATTTAATTTCAAAAGCCTGTTTCCAAGCCAGCATCAAGGTTGTGCAAACAATATCAAGGGATATTAGCAGGGGAATTAAGGGTGCTTGTAAACCGGCGTCGAGTACAAGTCTTTTTTTCTGATCCGGGGAATTAAAGATGCACGGAAGCCACCAGGGGCCCATTTGGCTTCGGCCCCTGCTGCACCCCCTTGTGAACTTTTTTGCAGTCCACCGGCAATGGATGGAGTAAACTCCAGTTCATTTCAATTCCCGCAGCCACCGATACCAATTTCTTGCTTGTACCTGTTTGTTAAAGTGTTGGCTTTTCGGGTGAGTTTTGACAGAACCGTGTGCAGTCCGTTTAGATGAAAATGAAACAGCTTCTCCAAGTCCTCATCGTTCGGTTCAATGCGAGACATCTCCAGGGCCGTCGTCACGCCATGCTTTTCCTTACGCCTCTCGTCGGCCTGAAGTACACCCCATTCGATATCGTTCCTAATTGATTTGAGGAGCACATAAGAGCCGTACATGTCCCCATCCTGGAAGGAGCTCACCTCTTTCTCCCCTTCCTGGTCCAATGGGACATCCCTCAGCAAACTTGGCACCATAATCGTCTGGTCCATGTTGTTCACGGCACCAATAAACCGGTTCATGGAATTGAAGAGGGAGTTTTTTTGGTTGTAGGAATCGCAGATTTGCATCATCTTTGCTGTCTTATTGACCTGGAGGGTTTTGATCAGAGGCAGAACGAAGAGCAGCAGTAGATAAGGTAACGTTGGTTGTTCTTAGGCTGGACGGTCCAGAAAGATCGAATGGAGGGTTTATCCACTATAAATCGTGTCCAGAGAGTGCTCAGGTTACTTGTGCGCTTCACTAAAGTGAGTTTCTGAAAGCGCAGGTGGATCTAAGGCAAGGGCGTGGCTTGCACACATCAATCAAACGTGTAACCAGGTCGTAACCGGATAATGTAACCTGAAATAACACAGATGTGTGGAAGATTAGTAGGGATGCTcacaatattatataatcaaaagaaaaatctgtGTGAAATGTAGAATATGAGGCAGAGAATccaataaatataaagaataagTTTACTAATATTTTGCAGTATGTGGTCAAACATGCCTTGGAATTAAATATACAGATTATTAGGTATTTAGTAAAACTAATTCGAATTGAAttcaaatatgtattaaaaactgTATTCTGAACGCGCTTTATATGCTTCCTGCCACTCCTTGATTTCCTAAAGAAAAAGCCGGCCGGCAAACTAAGCGTCAATCTATATCAAATAACGCAAGCTTCTAAACACCCACCTTTGCTGATATTCGTCTTCCCTTAAATCCGAAAACGTCCGGCAAAGTCCAAGGAAACCGATGATAAAGTCGCTGAAAGATAACACACTCGTCTAGCAACGGATCGAGGGTGAGGCCGCATGTAGCTCTATGCcgcttatgaatattcatgagacgAGGCATCAGCCCACAACCGCTCAGCCGCTCTGTCCAATCAGAAGCCAGTCGCCAGGAGGACGGCGCCTCTCGACAGCCAATCAGAGGGCAGAAAGGGAATCCAGCAGCGTGCCAAGGCTCCAGCTCACGGTCAAAGACACACGACAGTGTACGAGAAGAACAGCGCATG
Protein-coding sequences here:
- the LOC109047209 gene encoding mid1-interacting protein 1-B yields the protein MMQICDSYNQKNSLFNSMNRFIGAVNNMDQTIMVPSLLRDVPLDQEGEKEVSSFQDGDMYGSYVLLKSIRNDIEWGVLQADERRKEKHGVTTALEMSRIEPNDEDLEKLFHFHLNGLHTVLSKLTRKANTLTNRYKQEIGIGGCGN